Sequence from the Cydia fagiglandana chromosome 8, ilCydFagi1.1, whole genome shotgun sequence genome:
ATAAGAAAAAACACAAAATTAAGGGATGTATTCTATGTAACAGATAGCCTAAAATGGAAATGGACCGGACACATGCTCTGGGAGCCAGGacaaaaatggtcaaaaattgTTACAACCTGGTACCCCAAAGACGGGAAAAGGAAAAGAGGCAGACCTTACCGCAGATGGGAAGACGACATTAGAGCTATCGCTGGACCAACATGGACATGGACAAGAAGAGCAACGAACAGAGAGGAATGGAAGGTCttaggggaggcctatgccgGGAGGCAAGTCGACCGATGTCAACTCTAACAAAAATGACAACcaaccttattctaaatatttaaaaattataataattaaaaattataataattagtaataataaatgtagatcttcttcttcttctttattaggggctatataaggctccaaagcctatgtatcactgcgaccattcctgatctattgtgatcgccacctactacaactctcgatccaaccctgcaacttcaaatagttgcaggatctttttggtttcgagagactttacctcctccgggcgtaatatgtgtccgcccaagattaggtcacgagtacgcattaggcaagggcactctgtgaggATGTGTAAGGGCGTCTCCTCTGCCTACATGCAGAGGCAGAGTCTGCACCGCCCTATGTCACGTTTCCCCATGGTGTGCATGTGCTTATTTAGGCCGCAGTGCCCGGTAAGCACCCTTACCAAGTTGCGCAGTTGGTTCCTAGACAGCGCTAAGGCGTTCGAGGACGCCTTTTTGCTGAAGGCCTTGATAAGCGCTTTGGAATGGTTCAAACCTGTTGTTTCTCTCCAGAGTTGAATGGTTTTGTAGTGACAGTAGGTCTTTAGGGTGAGCCGCGTTAGGCTTTTGGGGATACCACAAAAGGGCTCAGGACTGTAGTTCTTCCCCTTAGCCCCTGCTCGCGCGAGTTCGTCGGCCTTCTCGTTTCCTACGACACCCGCATGCCCCGGGACCCAACGTAGAACAACCTTGTTCCTGGCTCCAAGGTTGTTCAATAGTTGCCTGCAGTTCTCAACCAGCCTCGATGTGGTGACATCGGAGGTTAGGGCTAAGAGTGCCGCCTGGCTATCCGAATGGATATAGATAGTATGGTTGCCGTAGTTGCTTTGCAGATTGATTGACGCACATTCCAGAATGGCGTATACCTCTGCCTGGAATATAGAGCAAAAACGTCCTAGGTTTAAGCTGATACTTTTCCTAGGCGCTTCACCGTATACTCCGCAGCCTACTTCAGATCCGGATTTGGAGCCATCAGTGTACCACCTCAGGCTTCCTTCTTTCCACTTGATTTGACTGTTTGACCAGTCCTCCCGTTTGGGGATTTCCACTGAGTAAAGTTTGAGTGGACAAAATTTGGGTGACATAGTGTCGGATGGCATCCCAAGAACAGGAATATCGTACACTGATTCCTTAAACAGTCTCAGAGTTTGCGATAACCAATTACCTCTCCTCGCGCCCGCTATTCTAAGCATACTAGATCTCGCCTCCAATTCTAGATGTAAGTGGAGGGGCGGTAGATTTAGTATGGCTTCTAGGGCTGCCGTCGGGGAGGATGACATGGCCCCAGTGACGATGACACAGGCAGTTCTTTGAAGGCTGCCAAGCTTCATCACTGTTACCTTCTGCGTCGTTTTCCTGTACCATGCTACAGAGGCGTAAGACACTATCGGCCTCACTATGGATGTGTACAGCCATAAGGCAATTTTGGGTTTTAGACCCCATCTGTTGCCTGCTAAACGACAGCATATTGCCAAGGCTGATCTGGCCTTTTGTATGGTTCCGTCCACATGTTTGTTCCAGGTCAGTTTCTGGTCCAGTGTTACCCCAGATATTTGACCTCTGTTGAGAACGGAATAGTTTTACCATTCATGACAAGCGGTTTAAGTTTGTCCAGTTTCCTCTTGTTCGTGAATGGTACTATAATTGTCTTATCTGCATTGATAGACAATTCATTCTCTCCGCACCATGTATTTATGGTGTTGAGAGCCCTCTGCATAAGGTCTGATAAAGTACTTTGGCAGTTGCCCCTCACCGTCACAACAAGGTCGTCTGCGTACCCCTGAGTGTCGATTCAGAGTTCCGCCATCTTGTGCAGAAGTCCATCCACCGCGAGAGTCCAGAGCAAGGGAGATAGGACACCTCCCTGCGGGCAGCCTCTCACAGTGGCCACTTCGAGTGTAGTGTTAAGCAAGTCTAGCCTAACCACTCTGCTTGAGAGCATGCTTTGCACCCAGCGGACAGTGGTGGAATCCACCTCCTTGACCCTAAGCCCTTCCACCAGTGTCCGAATGGGTGTATTATCAAAGGCGCCCTCAATATCTAAGAAGGCCGACATGGCTATGTCCTTGTCTTCCAAGGCCCTTTCCACTCTGTCAACTAGCTCCAGCAAGGCAGTCTCTGTAGATCTGCCCTTGCGGTAAGCATGTTGGCTGTCGTGTATGGGTTTTCTCAGAAGACAGCTCTCCCTGATATACTTATCGATTACCTTTTCCAAGGTTTTAAGGAGGAACGAGGAGAGGCTGATCGGTCTGAAGGACTTGGCTAAAGCGTAATCCTTCCTCCCAGCCTTTGGTATAAATAATACCTTGACCTTGTTCCACTGTTCTGGCAAGTGTCCCCAGGCATAACTAGCTCTGAAGATTCTAACCAAATGCGGGATTAGGACTTCAGCTCCTCGCTGCATTAGCACAGGGCTTACTCCGTCCAGGCCGCACGTCTTGTAAGGTTTGAAAGAGTTTATAGCCCACTTCACTATCCCGGGCCTTATGACGAGGGCAGCCTGCCTCCAGTCCTCCGGGCGAGGCCTATGCAAGCCTCTGAACACCTGGGACTCGTGCGCCTGTCCTGCCCCTGGGAAGTGAGTTTCAGCTAAGAGCTCCAAAGTCTCCGTCTCACTAGCAGTGAAGGAGCCATCATGCCTCCTGAGAAGGCCTACCTGATTGCTTCTAGCTTTGGAGAGTATCCTGTGAAGTCTCGCTCCTTGAGGCGTATTTTCAATTTCCTCGCAGAACCTCCTCCACGACGCTCTCTTAGCTTTCCTAATCTCTTTACTGTATTCATTTAGGGCTTTCCGATAGACCTCCCACTCCCCTGTCCTCTTAGCCCTATTGAATAACTTGCGTGTTTTGTCCCTGAGCCTCCTAAGGTTGGAGTTCCACCATGGGACCACACGTTTGGTAGTTTTGACCTTGGGAGCACAGTTTTCTTAAAAGGCACTTACAATGCCATTTGAGACCACCTCTACCGCAAGTTCTAAACTCTCCCGCGTTTTTATTACCTTCCCTACGGATTCCAGATTACGTTCTAGGCAGCTCCTGTAGCCTTCCCAGTCAGTCCTCCGGGGATCCCTGAAGGTGACCGTTTGAACGCTGAGAGAAAAAGATATATTAAAACAGATGTGTTTATGATCTGACAACGATTCTACATCACTTACCCTCCAGTTCTGAATATGCCTGGCTAGATTTGAAGATGCAAAAGTCAAGTCCAAAACCTCCTTCCTAACCCTAGTGACAAAGGTGGGTGAACATCCTATGTTTAGAATTTGGAAGTTATTACATAGAAGAAAGTCATGTAGTAACTCACCCCTATCATTGATGTCGGTGCTCCCCCAGTTGGTGTGGTGGGCGTTGGCATCACATCCCACCAGTATTTCTGCGTTGTGTTTGCGGGCATAGTCGGCCACGGTTGTGAGTTCCGCAGAGGGGTCGTTCCTATCTCCAGGGAGGTATGCCGAACAGAGTATAACTCTCTGCCCGCTCCATCCCTTGAAATTTACATACGCTGCTACCAGGTCGTCTGTGCATAACTCTGGAACAGGTAAAAAGTCAATGTTCTTGCCAAAAGCAATGCAAGCCCTAGGCTTAATTCCGTTAGTATTGTATAAAACTTTACCAACCGAGTTCAGTCCTAGTATGGTTGAGTTCCGCACCCAAGGTTCTTGAAGTAGTGCGAGGTCGACGTGTCCTGCAAGCCGGCTTTCAACAATAGCCGTGGCTGCTGCCGCATGGTGGATGTTTGCTTGCAGGACCCTCGCGGGTGCCGTAGGGCCAGGGAATTTTATTTGGCCCTCTTGGTGACCCGTTGTGGCCCTCCCCTGCCTCTCGCAACAGGAGTCCTTTGAGGCCCTCCTGTCACCGAGGTTATGGGTCTGGCCCTACCGGGTACCATGCCCCTCGTCATGCCCCTTGTGCCTCTAGCTGCCGGTTGCCCGCCCCCACGGCCACGAGAGCCCTGGGGTCTAGGAGTTCGGCCGCTAGGTACCATGGTACTTGGCCCGGGAGTAGATTCAGCGAGGGGCTGGGGTTGCTGTTCCGTCTGCTGTGCTGGGGGAGCGTTTGGCCCCCCTTTTAGTCGGAACAGTACCTTCTTAAAGCCAATCGCTACCTCCCCACGATTGGCCTTAAGGGTTTCGGCGGAAGGCTCATCCAGAGCGAAGGTGACCACCTTGCCACCCTGCTCAGCCTTCTCCCCGAGAACTTTCCAGAGCTCTGTATTCAGGCCAAAGTTCTGGACCCTGATCAGCGCCAAGGCTTCCTCCACTGAGGCCGCCTCGGACTCTGGAATAAAGGTGATGGCCGTGGCTGGTTTGGGCAATTCACCCTCCGGGATGACGGAGAGATTCGCCTCCGGCTACGGCTTTAGGTTCGGGACCTTACTCACAAGCCAGTCCCTGCTAACCTGGTTGACACAGGTCACCAGTATCCAGCCCGTCTTATGAATGAAGCCCAGAAACTGTGGTGCACCGCCCTTCGCATTCGCCCATTGGCTAACCATGGCGAGATTTAGGTGACGGTGGACCAACTTCATCTGGTCCTCACTCATAGGGTCCGAATTACGGATCCCTACTCGTGAGGACCCCGCTACCTCCCTGAAGCTCGGTTGACGAGGCTCCCCTGAGGTTTCAGCGCGGAGTTTCGGGGCCTTTTTCGCTGATCCCTGTGGAGATTCGTCCTCAGAGCGGACCCTTTTTACAGGGCCTTTCTCTTTGGCCGGCTTCTCCACAGCGATATCCACCCAAGGCTTACGGGCCAATGACAGGGCCTGCTCTTTGGCTACCCCGTCGCCCATTAGCCTGCGGAACCTCTTGCGCGCAGCACCCGACATGCGTTTAAAAACACGCGGCTCTTTGGTCGAGGAGCTGTCACCGGGCGCACCAGAGACGATGTCGTCTCTGTCGACCTCAGCTACCCCCTCCCCTCCCTGAGAGCAAACCTCGGGCGTGCCAGAGGCTTCTGCAGCCTCCTTCGCTCCGATACTACCTTCAGCCTGGATCAAGTCCAGAGCTGAGGACATGGCGTCAAAACTTTCTAAATTGTTGTTACTAATATTTTCCATGAACGTCCCACGAGTAGCAAGGGAAATATAGGTCACAGAACGGCAGACCCCCGCTTGCCGACTGAAGGACTAGATACTACTACGATTCGCCCCGGTTTCGTAGAGACGCCGTTAGAGACTGGTCTCGCCACCAGCCACGCATCCATCGGCACGGTACGTATGACACCTTGGATTGGCGGAGAGGAAATGGAGTAGGAAAGGGGAGCAAAAGGGAGAAATAGGGAGAGGGAGGGTTAGAGAGAGGAGGGATAAATATAGGAGTAAAGACGGGAAATGACTATTTGGATCACAGGATGTTA
This genomic interval carries:
- the LOC134666882 gene encoding uncharacterized protein LOC134666882; amino-acid sequence: MENISNNNLESFDAMSSALDLIQAEGSIGAKEAAEASGTPEVCSQGGEGVAEVDRDDIVSGAPGDSSSTKEPRVFKRMSGAARKRFRRLMGDGVAKEQALSLARKPWVDIAVEKPAKEKGPVKRVRSEDESPQGSAKKAPKLRAETSGEPRQPSFREVAGSSRVGIRNSDPMSEDQMKLVHRHLNLAMVSQWANAKGGAPQFLGFIHKTGWILVTCVNQPEANLSVIPEGELPKPATAITFIPESEAASVEEALALIRVQNFGLNTELWKVLGEKAEQGGKVVTFALDEPSAETLKANRGEVAIGFKKVLFRLKGGPNAPPAQQTEQQPQPLAESTPGPSTMVPSGRTPRPQGSRGRGGGQPAARGTRGMTRGMVPGRARPITSVTGGPQRTPVARGRGGPQRVTKRAK